In Salvelinus namaycush isolate Seneca chromosome 37, SaNama_1.0, whole genome shotgun sequence, the following are encoded in one genomic region:
- the LOC120031540 gene encoding 60S ribosomal protein L18, whose translation MGVDIRHNKDRKVHRKEPKSQDIYLRLLVKLYRFLARRSTAPFNKVVLRRLFMSRTHRPPISVSRMIRKMKLPGRENRTAVVVGTVTDDVRIQDIPKLKVCALKVTDGARRRILKAGGQVMTFDQLALAAPKGQGTVLLSGPRKGREVYRHFGKACGTPHSHTKPYIRSKGRKFERARGRRSSRGYKA comes from the exons ATG GGAGTCGACATCCGACACAACAAGGACCGTAAGGTGCACCGAAAGGAGCCCAAGAGTCAGGATATCTACCTGAGGCTCCTGGTCAAG CTGTACAGATTCCTGGCCCGTCGCTCCACTGCTCCCTTCAACAAGGTGGTCCTCAGGAGGCTCTTCATGAGCAGGACCCACAGGCCTCCGATATCGGTGTCTCGCATG ATCCGTAAGATGAAACTGCCTGGACGTGAGAACCGAACCGCAGTTGTCGTGGGAACCGTCACTGATGATGTCAGAATTCAGGATATCCCCAAGCTCAAG GTGTGCGCTCTGAAGGTGACTGACGGCGCTCGCCGCAGGATCCTGAAGGCCGGAGGTCAGGTCATGACCTTTGACCAGCTGGCTCTGGCTGCCCCCAAAGGACAGGGCACCGTGCTGCTGTCAG GACCCCGTAAGGGCAGAGAGGTGTACAGGCATTTTGGAAAAGCCTGTGGAACCCCCCACAGCCACACCAA GCCCTACATTCGCTCCAAGGGCAGGAAGTTTGAGCGTGCTCGTGGGCGCAGATCCAGCCGTGGATACAAGGCCTAA
- the LOC120030943 gene encoding mpv17-like protein, which produces MSRAWALFKAHPYISNVVGYTTLFASADLIQQSMLGGKQSGGFNTDKGTLTIHDSEGVKLNMEGTNNSTGTKSVTTWADIDWSQTARVAFVGFCFHANFNYHWLKGLERMLPGGGAKRVSGKVVLDQLVAAPATISAFFIGLSVLENKEDPLENWREKFWTSYKTGVVYWSTMQALNFSLVPPVARTVFVGGITLVWTVFLCHFRQKKDDTQTKPPSH; this is translated from the exons ATGAGTCGAGCCTGGGCCTTGTTTAAGGCCCATCCCTACATCAGCAACGTGGTCGGATACACAACCCTGTTCGCATCCGCGGACCTCATACAGCAAAGCATGCTTGGAGGGAAACAGAGTGGTGGATTTAACACAGACAAGGGAACACTCACCATCCATGACTCAGAGGGGGTCAAGCTTAACATGGAGGGAACCAATAATTCCACTGGTACTAAAAGTGTCACAACATGGGCTGATATTGACTGGTCCCAGACCGCTCGAGTGGCCTTTGTTGGGTTCTGTTTCCATGCCAATTTCAACTACCATTGGCTGAAGGGGCTGGAGAGGATGTTGCCAGGGGGAGGGGCCAAAAGGGTGTCGGGGAAGGTAGTGCTGGATCAACTGGTTGCTGCCCCCGCTACTATCAGTGCCTTCTTCAtag GTCTTAGTGTATTAGAAAACAAAGAGGACCCATTGGAAAACTGGAGGGAGAAATTCTGGACTTCATACAAG ACTGGAGTGGTCTACTGGTCAACAATGCAg gcattGAATTTCTCCCTGGTTCCCCCAGTTGCTCGTACAGTGTTTGTGGGTGGCATCACACTGGTGTGGACAGTATTCCTGTGCCATTTCAGACAGAAGAAAGATGATACACAAACCAAACCCCCCTCTCACTGA